The Glycine max cultivar Williams 82 chromosome 17, Glycine_max_v4.0, whole genome shotgun sequence genome contains the following window.
aaccattactAGTACTATTACCTCCAAgaggttttgttattttgtgaaaaaaaatccttcatgagattttatataattaaagaaatacttcttacttttttaattatgaatttcaCCTTCTTTATAGAAGTTTTAGTGTAATGTTTGATGGGTGTatgtaatattttcaaacataagaaaatattagTGTAATGGTTTTAAACTTAAAGGAGAGttaatgtaaaaacaaaaaaaaatgttgagttatgtgTAATTTGATGAATGCTCAAGAGGTATTGTTTGCTAAAAGAATTAACTtaaaatataggtaataaaaattaagacaaaaatatattttagtatcaaaataaaagataatttaaaattttaaaatatatagaaatattaaataagttgttaaaTGATGGTAAGATTACATGTtacaagatgaaaaaaatataataaatacttatttttatttttgaatttgttagGCATTGACAGCTAGGTCctcgaaagataaaaaaattaaaattttgtcttcAAATTTATAAGAAGtgcaacaaaattttaatttttccatgCTAATTGTCGACGTCTAACAACTTAAGGACGAAAGTGTGTATTTTTCAACGTAATATAATAAATACCCTCaagtttaataatatttaaaattataatttataacttaaGTGTCAATTAAGTAGACGTAGTCTCAGAGCATCTGCAATGTGAATTATTTAATCATTGTTTATCAACAAATTGTTAGTTGATATTGTACTTGATTTCCTTAGATAAAATTTTGGATTGGAGCCTTTTAAATGAAAAGTACGTGATTGAGATAACaataacatgattaaaaaaaacttaatgggttgcttaacaaaaaaaaaaaaactcattgtaggaaaaataaattgagttaTACCTAAGATCGAGGTAGAAAAGTTGggttgtttatataaatatgctgagagtatatatattataatcaaCATTTAGTATTTaacattttatgtttaatatttaatgtgtcatgtttaatatttattacttattatttaaTGCTTAGTATTTCATGTTTAGTAATatgataataacaaaatatttaatatttaatatttaatgtttagtatttaatatttaatgtaagacatcaaaatttaaaattaaaactaaaattaattaagattttgagTGTTTATAACAAAATTAGCTCATAAATTAGCTTAAAACTCAGAAGTTAGTTGGTAATTTATAGTATGTCAAAAGCTACTAACTggaaagttaaaattttataagttaattgattgaattaatttttcatttttaataaaaaaataaaggtgttTCATCAGATTAATTAATATGCTAGTtgatgaatataaaatataaaatgatataaaaacacACATTTAGTTATTTTGGTGAACcctaaaaaaagtttattttggtGAAGCCAATTTATAAATTAGtcaaataatttatgttattaaaGTAAGGTGTGAAATACACCCTATAGccctataataatattaaaatttatcttatctaaggaaaaaacaatttttagttttttttcttctcattacgAAGTAATTCtggtaattaaaaaatgatgacTTTCACAaggtgtgtattttttttaacataatttattttatatctaacGTTGAATTAGGATTTAAACCTTGAATGGCTTGTTAAAATAATACAAGTAACTCCTTGTGTGAATGGTTGATAGTAAATACTTTTTAGTTTGATATAATATAAGAAGacgcaattaaaaaaaaaagcaatcatttgtttaattgttaatttttaagattttattctgaaaaaaaagcaattattttttcaaacaaaaaccaGGGAAGGGACATCGGTTGCACGAGTATGGGTTGTTATTCATGGTCTGAGTTTAATCAGATGAATAtttgtgatgaatgatgattGGATTATTCAATTTAGAAGAATCTCTTACCTCCATCATCAAGCTGCTACGTAACATCTGCAATCATTACCGTGCCCACGTGGCAAACAGATATATATCCAATGACAATCATAGGACCCCACGTTAGTATCTTGCTTTTGCGCCACCTGTGCTCCATATCTTACACACAAGCGCGTTCgttatcaattatcaattacTCGCTAGCAAACACCATTTTTCGAAATTTATCCACaatctatttatctatttatgcAAACCTTAACGCCTCCTTCAATTCAGAACCCTACCCACACGAAATAACTGGAGTACTAAGCAATAATTAACCACATGACcctttcaaagttcaaacaattaaatttataaataaatttaggcGACAATTTGGCAGAATTTTGACAAAAGGCTGTTCTTAgaagttaattatatttgaaaacggagttcaaaggatttttttttaaatgaatatgaatttaatttaatatagaaaaaatttCTTAAGTAATGTGTATTGAGTTAACCTCATGAaatgattgatttttgtttattatctTAAGAATTGTTGTTCTTTTTATATACCAACATGTTTTATATTATGAGTAAAacgataatgataaaaaaaactcgtcatagaacaaaatatatatcctaaaatataaattttttcacaTGGAACAAATACTGATTTCTCTAACGAATTGAATTTGCGTGGGAATAGAATGAAAATGGATAGATTAAGCTTATGGTAGGAGCTGCCTGGTGTTGACGTGAGAAAACACAATGTGTGAGGTACGCTAACGTGTGAGCAAAGCCATTCAATTAACCATTTGTGGTAGAGCTAACTGCCAACTAGAttccttctccttttcttcTTAACTTCTCCCCAATCAAGCAATACAAaacacctctctctctctctctctctatatatatatatatatatatttcggtGCCATAATTCCTTCATTCAGTTAATTAGATTTCGAGTCCACACAACAACACAGAATTAGATCTCTCATTGATTTCTTCTTTATATATGCGCGATATGACATGTACGGGGTGGCTTTGTTCTCTACGAAGAACAACAGGcaagtttatttaatttcttctcAACTCCTCTCTTCCTTCAATTCATATAACATAAAAACAGTTAAGCAAATTTAACAGTTTGAACAGAACGTGGGAGttattatacataaaatataacataagaAACATCTTTCTTATAACATATAGTTCATACTTTAGCTCCTCTTTCCCGTCATGATCAATTGCATTAATTAATGTGCTCAGATATATTTTGCATTATTTTGAGGTATGTTGGaagcattaattaattaatcattaatttaagCTTCTGTTGTTtgctttccttttgtttttgtcaATTAAATGCTTGATTTCATTGGTAAAGTAATATTATCCACATAATTTGCTCCAATAATTAGTTAGCTAGCTAATAATGAATTTGTTCCCTTTTTGTTATGCAAATTATATAAACAGGTAGATCACGGAAGGAATGTGAGGAAGATAGATTGTGTAAGAAGCAAAGCGTGAATGAAGAATATTTGGAAGCGTTCAGAACAAAGTCTTACATCGAAATATGCAACAAAGCACAAGGGGGGATTGGAAAGACAAGCACCAAAATgctaacttcttcttcttcttcttcaattccTTTGTGCATGCAACTCACGGAGTATTTACTAGAGCCACGGCAAGAGATGATAGCAAACATAACACAGAGATTGaagcttcatcatcttcttgtgGACTACTTCGAAGCCAGCTTAGAAGCGTGTCGTTGTTGTGACACAATCCTTGAAGCCATCCATTCAATGCGACTTTCTTATCGACGAATCACGAGAATTGTTAAGCTAAGCAAAACGGTGCTTGATGATGATGACACCAAGGGTGTAATCTATAGAGAGCTCGCTTCCTTTGCTCTGCAAAACAACCCTTTGTCCGTTGCTATTAGCagcgtgaagttccgtgacattcATGACAGATACGTGGAACTCTTGAAAAGACTGAAATCAACGAGTAAGGAAATTCGAAGGAGGTTGACATTAAAGAGGGTTTGCAAGAAGGTTGCGGGGATTGCTCTTATTACTTCTCATAGTGTGGTTCTTGTTGCTTTGTTGGTGTTTGCTTTTCATAGCATTGTAGGGTTGGTGGCTGCGCCTAGTATCGTGGGTGGGTTGGTTGGTTTGTTCGTGAAGAAGGGTCGTCAAAGGTTTATGTCAATTagctctaataataataataataattgtgaaGAGAGGCTGTGTGAGCAACTTGATTTGGCTGCAAAAGGGGTTTATGTTCTGATCAATGATTTGGACACAATGAGTAGGATGGTGAAGAGGTTGAACGATGAAGTGGAGCATAGGAAAGTGGTTGCTGAGGTTTGTGTGAGGAATGGGAAGAGTGAGATACTACTGAAGCAGGTTATGAGGGATTTTCATGAGCATGAGTCTAGCTTTCTGGAGCAGTTGGAAGAGCTGGAGGGGCATATCTACTTGTGCTTTCTCACCACAAACAGATCAAGGAGGCTTGTTGTGCAACAAATTACggacaaaaaagtaaaacattgaaaaaaacAACACATTATATTCCTTCTTCATTCTATATAGCAAAATGTTCAAAAAGGCACATGAGTTAGTTAAGTCCACAGCACACATGGGGGAAGGTTCAATTTCACAAGCAGGATGGCTCTTCCTTCTCTTTATGCCAATTAATTTGCTTTTGAATTTGATGATGAGGGCTTTCCCTCAATTTTCCTAGACCATATAGCATatactagtatatatatatatacacacacatgtCTGTACAAATTAAGGTAGCACAAAAAATCTAAGGTTCGTAACATGTACATGTTTttcttattctaattttttgtcATACTGTCAGTTTCTGTTGTACATACATTGATCTGTTGGTTAAGTGCACTTACTGTACAGATTAATTTTAGAAAACTAAATTgtcgttttttttcttctaaaaaactgagaaaataattatttatttcgaTATATAGTAACACGCAATAAAATTAGTTGTCGTCTTACAATCCGAAGTTGCCTTATCTATCCATCCAAGAATATTTCATGAACACTCCCCTCCCCAaaaaacaagatttttttttaaagaatactGTTTTGTCATGATTTTCCTGCTTTTGACAGTGGATTTAGGCATTTAGCCTCATCTAACAGGAGCAAAAGTAAAGGAGTTAATgagaaaattaatgatttatatattaattaatatataagaggtataactttatatttaaatatataaattattatatattaacgcACATTTGACTATAAAACatgcatacatatatttattaaatttctttttattcttttttaaataaattgttattttattgtttttctatatttttaaacaaataattacttcaacaattaattttactggatacttataatttaataaattatttttttagcttttttttgaatatattaaatgtaaaatctaaaacacacatatatatatattaaaatatttatgtgcaATGGTTATTTTACTAATGGAAACTTCATTTCTGTTTAAGAAATAGGATGTTAGGAATTGATTAAgcaaatatatatgaaatcatGATAAGTGGCTGTAAATGCAGAACTTAACATGTTCATTTTCATTATTAGATCTTTTGCAATTGAATtcgtaatttaaaattttcaatagtACCTGAGAGGGCCACAAGATCTTCCAAGGAAAGGCCTCTTTGGAAGAAGCTTTGTTGTAATTGGGAGATGTTGAAGGTGGGAGCCGGCAGTTGTCTGGTTTCAGTGGCCTTTGATATTCTTCCATCCTTTCTTCCTTTTGTCACATCCCAAGTGGGTCCTCCGGACTAAATCCACACAAAGgcaataagtaaataaatttctaatattaattttatctaaGATTCTAAATGGTTTTGTTGCAGAGGGATTGACAAAAAAGtatctcaaaataataattaaatacaattatgattactatataattatattaaattatatgcaATTGTTTGAGACACTAACAAGGGCAACAGCATCCCTAGCAGCAAGAGCCAAAATATCAGCACAAGATACGATCCCGGGGAAAACGGCTTCCACTGCTTTCTTAGCATTGTCAATGACATAGAATGCATGCAAAGAAATGTTAGGAGGTCCATCCTTTTCTGCTTTATTCTTACCTTTTGATTCCAGAAGTACAGAGGCATCACAACccttacataaaaattaaagagtaaATATATGATCAGTTTTATACGTATCCACTTTAACTACTACGATGTTAGTGCATGCATGTTTTGAAGAGgattagtttttcaaaataaattgaacTAACACGCAAAGGCATGTTACTTGCATTGCCccatatgaatattttttgaatttaggACAAGCAAAAAGTTGCATACCCTTATGAAGCAATCATGAAAATGCATCCGAAGGAGAGCAGCTGGGACAGTTCTGTCATTCATGGTTGCTTTGTGAACAGCAGCAGCTACAATGGAATCTACATTATGGGGGCACGTATTTTCATAGTAATTTACATTTAGTGCACTCACAAG
Protein-coding sequences here:
- the LOC100790505 gene encoding UPF0496 protein At1g20180 — its product is MRDMTCTGWLCSLRRTTGRSRKECEEDRLCKKQSVNEEYLEAFRTKSYIEICNKAQGGIGKTSTKMLTSSSSSSIPLCMQLTEYLLEPRQEMIANITQRLKLHHLLVDYFEASLEACRCCDTILEAIHSMRLSYRRITRIVKLSKTVLDDDDTKGVIYRELASFALQNNPLSVAISSVKFRDIHDRYVELLKRLKSTSKEIRRRLTLKRVCKKVAGIALITSHSVVLVALLVFAFHSIVGLVAAPSIVGGLVGLFVKKGRQRFMSISSNNNNNNCEERLCEQLDLAAKGVYVLINDLDTMSRMVKRLNDEVEHRKVVAEVCVRNGKSEILLKQVMRDFHEHESSFLEQLEELEGHIYLCFLTTNRSRRLVVQQITDKKVKH
- the LOC106796602 gene encoding peroxidase 64; protein product: MAAIATVIMLITMSLASLVSALNVNYYENTCPHNVDSIVAAAVHKATMNDRTVPAALLRMHFHDCFIRGCDASVLLESKGKNKAEKDGPPNISLHAFYVIDNAKKAVEAVFPGIVSCADILALAARDAVALSGGPTWDVTKGRKDGRISKATETRQLPAPTFNISQLQQSFFQRGLSLEDLVALSGTIENFKLRIQLQKI